The Treponema sp. Marseille-Q3903 genomic interval ACGCTGAAGATTTTGTCTGCAGCAATTGCATCTGGAACTGTTACAACGCGCATCTTTCTGTGAGCAGGATCCATTGTTGTTTCCCACAACTGTTTACCGTCCATTTCACCGAGTCCTTTATAACGCTGAACATCTGCTTTTTCACGTTGCTCACCGAGCGATTCCAAAACCTCATCTCGTTCCGCTTCCGAATAGCAATAAACGGGCTCTTTTTTTCCAAGCTGAACTTTAAACAACGGAGGCATTGCGAGATAAACATAACCGTTTTCTATAATTTGCGGCATATAGCGGAAAAAGAATGTTAGAAGCAATGTACGGATATGAGAACCATCGACATCGGCATCTGCCATTATTATGATTTTATGATAGCGCAATTTGTCGATATTAAAAAACTTTCCAAAGCCTGTTCCAAGAGTTGCAATAACCGGCTCAAGTTTATCATTGTTCATAACTTTTTCCGGTCGAACTTTTTCAACATTGAGCATTTTTCCCCAAAGCGGCAAAATCGCCTGAGTTTTAGGATCGCGCCCTTTTTTTGCAGAACCACCGGCAGAATCTCCTTCGACTATATAAACTTCACATAATTCAGGATTTTTCATAGAACAGTCAGCGAGTTTTGCAGGAAGACCAAATCCATCAGACATCGACTTTTTACGCATATTATCTTTTGCTTTGCGAGCTGCAATTCGAGCTTTAGCTTCATCGATTGCTTTTTTTAAAATAGCTTCAAGGACAGATGGATTTTGCTCAAAGTAGATTGTAAGTTTTTCTTTTACAACTTGGTCTACAATTGTTCGAACTTCCGTATTTCCAAGTTTTTCTTTTGTCTGACCTTCAAATTCAGGTTCAGGAACTTTCATAGAAATTACGGCTGTAAGTCCTGAACTGATATCTTCATAAGTAAGCTTTTCATCTTTATCAACTGTACCAAGACTCTTTTTGAGTTTTTCATTTGAATCAAGAAATTTATTCAAAACAAAACGCATCGCATTTTTAAATCCGTCGAGATGAGTACCACCGTCTCGAGTATTTATATCGTTTACATAAGTTCTTATATTTTCTGTATAAGAATTATTATAGTGCATTGAAATTTCTGTGATTACACCATCTCGTTCTTCGTTTATGTAAATAGGATCTTCAGGAACAACACCTTTACCTTCATCAAGATTTTTTACAAATTCTTTTATACCGCCTACAAACTGCAATACTTCTTCTTTTGGTGTTTCAAGGCGTTCATCGCGGAAATATATTTTAATTCCGCTGTTTAAAAATGCAAGTTCACGAAGTCTGTCTTTTAGAACATCATAATTATAAGTTGTGGTCTCTGTAAAAATAGATTTATCGGCTTTCCATCTGATTGTTGTTCCGTGCAGCTCTGAATCACCAATCTGCTCTACTTTAGTTTTTGGAACGCCTCGTTCATAACGCTGACGGTATATATGACCATCACGAATTACAGTTGCTTCCATCCATTCTGACAAAGCATTTACACACGATACGCCAACTCCGTGCAAACCACCGGAAACTTTATAAGAAGATTTATCGAATTTTCCGCCGGCATGAAGGCGAGTTAGGACAAGTTCAAGAGCTGAAATGTGTTCTGTAGGATGAATATCAACAGGTATTCCACGTCCATTATCGTCTATTCGAACAACATCATTTTTTTCAAGGGCAACAACGATTTTATCACAAAATCCTGCCATTGCTTCATCTATACAGTTATCGACAGTTTCATATACAAGATGATGAAGACCTTTAGGTCCTGTAGAACCAATGTACATACCAGGTCTTTTACGAACAGCTTCAAGTCCTTTTAAAACCTGAATATTACTTGCACCATAATTTGCAGACATTATTGTTTCCTTTTTTTGATTTATTTTCTAAAAGAGTTGATATAAATATCAATATATAAGAATATACTATTCTATATGATAAATGATTTAAATTCAATTATTTATAAAATAGCCTTATAAAAAAAATTAATTTTTCTACGGCGCAGCGAATTTAAAGTTTTAAATAAATCATTTACATCGCAATAATTTAATTTTAAGTATATTTTACAAACCGACGAGGTTTATACAAATTCTTAATAACTTTATATAAAATTACAGTAAAAATTCCCTTGAAGAAAAATATGAACTCTAGGATAATAAAACAATGTCGGAAAATTATTACAAAGAAGCTTGGAATTATGCATTAAATGAAATACATAATTCTTATAAAGACCAAGGTAAAGAAGAAGATTTTATTCTTTGGTTCAAAATGAAATATATTGATGACACAATCGATACTATAAATGTTTCGGTTCCATCATTGTTTTTAAAAACTATGATGGATAATAGAGGTCTTCTTAAACTTGTACAAGATAAAATTCGTGAAATTACAGACCAGCATGATATTGTAATAAATTGTATTGTCAACGAAGAAAACGTTTCTGAATCTGAAAAAAATCAAAAAAAAGAAAATGAAACAAAATTTCAGAAATCAGCTAAAGATGATAAAAAATCTATTAGAGATTTGGAATCTGACAAATCAGAATCTCATTCATCAGATTTAGAAAAAGATAATTTTAATATATCAGAATCAAAGAAAGAAATAAAAAAACATCCTCTTTTACAAGAAGAATATACATTTGATACTTTTATACCTGGAGAAAACAGCACATTTGCATATAACGCTTCTGTTGCAACTGCAAAAAATCCGGGAAAACAATACAATCCAATCCTTTTATACGGTGGCTCCGGACTTGGCAAAACTCACTTGATGCAGGCAATTGGAAATTTCATTTATTCAAACGGTGGTGAAAAACTAAAAATATGTTATGTTTCAGCAGAAAGTTTTACAAATGAATTTACAACTGCAATTAGAGAAAGCAAAGTAAACTCATTTAAAAATAAATACAGAAATCTTGATGTTCTTCTTTTAGACGATATTCACTTTTTGCAAAAAAAAGATGCAACTCAAGAAGAGCTTTTTTACACATTCAATGCACTTCATGAAAAACATGCACAGATGGTATTTACGTGTGACCGTCCAATAAAAGAAATTCAAAATATGACAGAACGTCTTATAACACGTCTTTCAAATGGACTTTGCATAGATTTACTTCCTCCTAATTACGAAACTCGTGTTGCAATTCTTCAAAAAAAAGTTGATCTTCAAGGAAAAACAGTATCTCCTGAAATTATAGAATATATTGCAAAAAATATTGAAACAAACGTTCGTGAACTAGAAGCCGCTTTGATGAAAATAATAGGATATGCCGACCTTATTGGAACAAATATTTCTCTTGAAATTGCAAAAGGTCTTCTTAAAGATATTCTAAATTCAAACATAATTGAAAATATTTCTCTTGATACAATTCAAAAAGTAATTGCAGATAACTATCAAATTTCTGTTTCAGATCTTAAAAGTAAAAAAAGAGACAAAAAATTTGTGATTCCTCGTCAGATTGCTATTTATATTGCAAGAGAATTGACAGAGATATCTTATACAGAACTTGGCGATAAGTTTGGCGGAAAAGATCACTCTACAATTATGACTGCTTATAAAAAAATTCAAGATTCTATAAAAACAGATCCTTCTCTTGATTCAAAAATTCAAATTTACATAAGGGAGATTAAAAATTTTAAAAACAAAAATTCTTAATAACATGTTAATTTAAAGTGGATAAATGTAAGATTATTAAGTAAAATGTGAATAAGTTTATAAAATGTGAATTCAAAATATATAAATAATAACAAAATAAATCGTTGTATAATAAGGATTTATTTTAAATATCCACAGAATTCACAGCTACTATTACTATTATTATTAAATTTAAAAAATAATAATATATATAATATGTTTATATGATGTAAAAAGGAGAAAAAAATGCGATTTACTTTTAACCGTGACGCAATGATAAAAGAAATTTCTATAGCCCAAGAAATTATTACAAATAAAAATGCAGTATCAATTCTTTCAAATATACTTTTAATTGCAGAAAATAATTCTTTGACAATAAAGGCAACAGACTCTACTGTAAAATTTACAACTTTGATTCCGGTTGATATTCAAGAAGAAGGAAGAACTACAATTTACTGTGATAAATTTATGAGCATTCTTTCATCGCTTCCTTCAGGAGATATAGAATTTATTCAGGAAGATATTGGAGTTATAATAAAACCAATCTCTAAAAAAGTTAAGTTTCAATTAAAAAGTCAAGCAAGCGATAAATTCCCTGAAATTGGAAGTTCCGAAAATATACCATTCTTTGAATTACCTTCTAAAGAATTTAAAGAAATGATAAGAGAAACTATTTTTGCAGTTTTGACTGATGATGGTAAAAAATATTTTATGACAGGTGTTTATTTTGTAAAAGAAGGTGATGTTCTTACTATGGTTGCAACAGATGGAAGAAGACTTTCTTGCGATAGAAAAAAAGGATTTTCAGTTCCGGATTTTCAACCTGCAATTATTCCGATTAAAATTCTTTCATGTGTTCTTAAAAACGCTCCTGATGAAGGAAATATTCAGATTGCTGTTATAGAAAAGTCTATTTTTGTAAAATTTGGAAACATTGAATTTTCTTCTTCACTGATTGAAGGTTCTTATCCTAATTATCAAAAAGTAATTCCTGAAAATTTAACACAGTCTTTTCAGGTCAATAAAGCTGACCTCGATGAAGCTCTTAAACGAACAACAATCATGGTTGATAAAAAAGTAAGCAGGATTATTTTTAAGATTTCTTCAGGAGTTCTCAAACTTATTTCCCCAGAATCCGACATAGGTACAGCAGATGAAGAAATTCCTTGCAGATATAATGGTCAAAATATATCTATGGCATTAAATGTAAATTATATTACAGAACCGCTTAAAGTTATCAATTCTGAAAATGTTATTTTTGATTTTAATATAAACGAAGCAAAAGGTGATGAAGAGTCAAATATTACAAAAGCTGTAATTATGAGAAGTGAACCTGCCGGTGATTATATTCATGTAATTATGCCTATGAGTTACTGACAAAAATAAAAGATATGTTTTTGTATCAGACATTTTATAATTTTCGTAACCTTAAAAACGATACTATAGACCTTTCAAAAAGAGAGGTCTATTTTATTGGAGAAAACGGGCAGGGAAAAAGCAACATCCTTGAATCTCTTTATTATTCTTCCTATGGGGTTTCTTTTAGAACTCATATAGATTCTCAAATTATAAAAAACGGTGAAAAAAACTTCAGTGTAAATTCAATGTATGAAAAAAATAATAAAGATGTTCAAAAAATTTCAATAATTTTTGAGGATAATAAAAAGAAAATTGAAAAAAACGGAAAAAAAATTCATGACAGAAAAGAACTTATAAATACAATTCCGTGTATTTTATTTTGTCATGAAGATTTACAATTTGCTATCGGAGCGCCGGAGACGAGAAGATTTTTTATAGACCAGTCTCTTACTCTTTATGATTTAACTTATATTGACGATTTACGAAATTATAAAAAAGTTTTAAAAAGCCGCAATTTAATTTTAAAAAGCCATCAATATGACATGCTCGATGTTTATGACAGTCAGCTCGCTGTGCTAGGACTCATAATCCAAAAAAAACGTAAAAATGCAATTTTTCAATTCAATCAAATTTTTGGAAGCATTTTTGAAAAAATTACAGGTATTGAAGGAGTTTCTATTTTATATCGTCCTTCATGGAAAGAAAGTGAAATTTCCGGCGAAAAAAAATTTCCTGCTTCGCAGGATATAATAAATTTACTTTTATCACAGAGGGAAAAAGATAAAAATTTTGAAACAACACTGTCAGGACCTCACCGCGATAGAATAGACTTTGTAAAAGATCACAGATTATTTGTGCCGACAGCATCAACAGGTCAGTGTCGCCTGCTTTCTCTGTTATTGAGAATTACGCAATCTATTTATTTTACACGCTCAACCGGTATGAAACCTGTCATTATGATGGATGATGTGATGCTAGAGCTCGATCCCGACAAACGTGCAAAATTGACGTCGATGATGCCTGAATACGATCAGCTTTTTTGTACATTTTTGCCTGGAGAACCTTACGAACGTTATATGCATGATTCTACGAAAATATATCATATTGAAGGAGGGGAATGGTATGAACGAAGATAAACGCTTGATAAGTGCTGCCGACATGATGCTTAGAGCTGCAAATATTCAGACAGGAAAAGGAGATGAAATCACTTCGGTCTGGAAAAATGTTGTTTCAAAAATTCATTCATACAGAGACGAAAGTGAAAATAACACAAAGCGCATTTCTATTGGCGAAAGACTTGCAGGGAACACACGCGTCGTAGATTTAAAAAACGGAATTTTGTTTATTGAAACAGACCATTCAGGCTGGATTCAATATTTGAAAATGTACCAGAAATTCATCTTGAATGGAATTAAAATGGCTTTACCGGAAATTAAAGTAAATTCGCTCGCATTCAGAATTGCAGGGTCGCAGGCAAAGCTGAGTGATATATACGACAGTGAAGTTGAAAAGCAGCGCAATGCGCTTGAAAAAGAAATAGAGAGGCAGGAAAATCAGTTGAAAAAGTTCAATAAAACTGCCGATGAAAAAAATAACGGGAAAACTTCTACTCTCCCCCCAGAAATTCTTGCAAAATTTGAAAGTATTAATGAAAGTATCAAAGAGAGTATGTTGACCAATCTTAAAAATAAATGATATATTTTATTACTATTTTATCTTTTAAATAATAGAGAAATTTTTTTATAAAATATAAGGAGTACGTTCCATGAAAAGAACATATCAACCAAGCAAAACAAAACGTAATAGAAAATTTGGCTTCAGAGCTCGTATGGCGACAAAAGGTGGTCGTAAGATTTTGGCAAGACGACGTGCTAAAGGCCGAAAAAAACTTTCAGTTTGTGACGAAAAAAAGAAATATTAATTTATAGGGATGGAAACAGACTTAATAAAAACGGGATTTTTTACTCGTGAAGAACGCATAAAGAATCCTGTAGCTTTTAAAAAGCTGTTCAAAAACGGAAGAAAGGTAAGTATTCCGGGCGCAAATCTTTTTTTTTTAGAAAATGGGCTCGGTTTTAATCGTGTCGGTTTTCCTATGATTCGTGGATACGGTAACGCAGTCAAAAGGAACTTATCAAAAAGATACAGCCGTGAAGTCTATCGTTTATTTAAATCACATCTGAACACCGGATATGATATGTTGTTTTTAATATACCCGGGAAATGATTCGTTCCACTCACGATGTGATCAAATTCGTTTATTGTGTCAAAAGGCAGAATTATTAAAGCAAGATGATTAAAAAATTAAATATTTTTTTAACTCAGATTCTATGTTTTTTTATTCGTTTTTATCAGATTTGTATTTCACAATTGCACAGACCGTGTTGCAGATTTACGCCGACTTGCTCTGCGTATGCACTTGAAGCAATTAAAAAATATGGACCTTTTAAGGGGCTCATTCTCTCAATTAAACGAATCTTAAAATGTAATCCTTTTCATGAAGGCGGTTATGACCCCGTGCCATAATCTTAAAAAATATCAGGAGAAAAGAAGTGGATAAAAATACTATATGGGCAATTTTGCTCTCTACAATTGTTATTATTGCATCTTATTTTGTTCTACCAATGGTTTTTCCAGGTCTTAAATTGGGTTTGGGAAATCAGCAATCACAGACAGAATCTGTTGCAGAACCTGCTGAACTTTCATTGGAAAATGAAAACAAAACAGCAGCTACAGAAAAAAAATCTGAAAATCAAGAACTTGTAGAAGCAGAGGTAGAAAACAATTCTGAAGAAAAAAAAGAATCGCTAAAAGAAGAAAAATTTACAATCGTAACTAATAAAGCAGAAGTTGTTTTTACAAATAAAGGTGGCGATATCATAAGTTACAAATTGCTCGATCACAAGGATATGGATACAGACGATTATGTACAGTTGGCAGATAACGTCAATTCCTTGAACAGAGCGGGTGCGATTGCAATCGGCAAAGCAGATGCAAAAATTATAGATGATATTTTCAATGTAGAAAAAACAGACAAATCGATTACTTTTACAAAACCTATTACGGCAAAAGGTAAAAAGCTTGTCCTCAGAAAAGTTTATACTTTTAAAGATGATGAAAATGTATTCAAGTTAGATGTTCTTATTCACACAGCAGACGAAACCGGTCTAAACTCAGATGGAGTTGCTTATACAATCAGAACGTCTCCTCAGATAGGTCCACACTACGATCCAAAACAAAACCGCTATGAAAATCGCCAGTTCATCGCTCATAACGGAAATAAATATAAGAAAGTAGTTTTAGGAAACAATCAATTTAAAGAATATGATAAAGATTTTATTTGGGCAGGAATTGCCGGAAAATACTTTGTTGAACTTGTGATTCCATCAGCTCCGGAGACAATAAAAGATGCATATTATTCTTCAAAAATTGAAGTAAATAACTATGCAAATGCTCAAGCTTTTATCGAACGAAATTCATTTTCAGGCTCAGATATCAGCGATACTTATTACATGTATTATGGTCCGCGCAATGACAAAGATCTAAAACGCTACAATGTTGCAGAAAACAACGGATGGAACCTTGGAGGCAAACGCGTGAGCGATGCTTTGCAGACGAGCGGATGGCTTAATTGGCTTGAAAAGATTCTTAAAATGATTCTTGAATTGCTAAATAAAGTCATTCACAACTGGGGCGTTTCTATCATTGTTATGACAATTCTACTAAAAGTAATAATGTTCCCTATTTCGAAAAAACAGTCTATGGGAACATTAAAGATGCAGGATTTGCAGCCAAAACTTCAGGCCATTCAGGCTAAGTATAAAGGCGATCAGCAGAAACTTCAGATGGAGACTTCTAAGCTCTACAAAGAAGCTGGCTATAATCCGGCAAGCGGATGCCTTCCTATGTTATTTCAGTTCTTGGTATTGTTCGCTATGTACAATCTGTTCAATAATTACTTTGAATTCCGAGGGGCAATGTTTATTCCAAAGTGGATACCTGACCTTTCTACGGGAGATAACGTTTTAACTTGGGAAAAAGAAATACCGTTGATTTCAGGATTTACGGGAAACCATTTGAGACTTTTACCGATTATTTATACGGCAACACAGCTCCTTTCGGGAAAAATCACGCAATATGGGCAAGCCGGTAACCCATCAGCTCAAAGCAAGACAACAATGAAGTTTATGATGTACGGTATGCCTATTATGTTCTTTTTTATGTTCTACAACGCACCGGCTGGGCTTCTTCTTTATTGGCTAACAAGCAATATTCTTCAGATTTTTCAGCAGCTTCTCATAAATAAAATGATGGCAGCAAAAAAAGCAGAAAATGCAGATAATAAAGTTGTTAGAAATCAGAAAACTTTGCCTCCAAAAGCAAAGAGAAAGTAATACAATTAATGTTTAATAATATTTTGGGAGTATATAAATGACTTACGAATTTGAAGGGAAAACGGAAAAAGAAGCCATAGAGATGGCAGTAAACGAGCTTGGCCTTGAAAGAGACCAATTTGATGTTGAAATTCTTGAAACACAGAAAAATTCTATTTTTAAAAAGGGATATGTGAAAATTAGAGTTCACACTTTAGATGAAAGTAACAATTCTAAAGTTGATCATGAAGAAAAACATAAAAAAATAAACGCAGAACCTATTCCTCAGGATGAATTTGAACAAAAACTGATAGAGTTCATTGCAACTGTGATTAAAAAAATGGGCTATGAAGCAAAGGTTGACATCTCTTATCGCGAAAATAAAAAAATTGGAATAAGGATAGAATCTCCAAGTTCTTCAATTCTTATCGGTCGGAAAGGAAAAAACCTCGATGCGCTCCAGCTTCTTGCCAACATCTATGCGGGAATTCTTGGACATGAAGATGTCCGCATTATTCTTGATACTGAAAATTATCGTATTCGCCGAGAGGAGACTCTTGTTCGTCTTGCGTATACAACAGCAGACAAAGTTCGTTCATCGCACAGTTCTATCTTGCTTGAACCAATGAATCCATTCGAAAGAAGGCTGATACATACAACTTTGAACGATATTCCAGATGTTGAAACAAAAAGCGAAGGAACAGGAGTTTATAAACAAGTCCGCGTTCTTTATAAAGGAATCCGCTGATGAGGGAAAAAATGGTTGCAAAATTAATCTGCTGTTTTCTTTTGTCTTTAGGTTGTGCTGCATTGTTTGCCGAGAATTTAAAAGTAAAACAGATTGTTGAGCCTAAATATTATGACACGCTTGTAAAAGAAGGTCTTTATTCCGAATACAGAGATGATGGAGATACGATATATAAACTTCTTCCCAAGTCCGTGTACAGCAAGCAAATCCAAGATGGCGCCGTTGAAAAAGCACCAAAAGGTTTTGCTTTTACTTACGAAGGCCTGTATCTTTTGAATAAAAAGGAATTGCTTAAAAAAAGTAATTCGTCTGCTTCTACAATCACAATAGACGACGTAACGAGAGTTGCCAGAACAGTCTCAAAAATGGAAGGAATGATGTACTATTCCACTACGCATAAAAAAGACAGAGTTCTTTATAAAAAATGCTTTATGATTGCAGGTCCTGGAGATAAAACAAAAATTGCAGATGAAAATACGGGAAATGCGGATGGACAAGTTTCTTACTGTCTTCAAGATGATGCAAGTTTTGGAGTAAATACTTATAAACTCAATTATTTTCAGAAAAACGATGAGATGTTTTGCCGCTTTGAACTTCTTGATGAGTTGGGAATAGGACCATTCCATGCTATAATGCCCGGCAAAATGATCACCAACATGGTTGCAATTGATTGCGGAGACGATTTGCTTCTTTATCTTTGTACAGATCTCGATGCAAAAAAACTTCCGGGAATACGCAAACAAGTAACAGATTCTATGACTTCAAGAATGGATGCTGTTTATAAATGGTTTCTTACACAATTTTAACAAAAAGAGTTGTGATAAAAATTACTTCCGTGTGATTTTTATCACGAAAGTTTATTTTGTGCGTCGCACTTTATAAACTTTGTTTCAGCGCATCCGTGCGCTGCCGCTAACGCGGTGTTTTTTATGGGGATAAAAAATGATAAAAAAAATGAAGAAAATTTTTTCAGGACTTTTGATTTCGCTTGCGTTGATTTCAAATGCGGCGTGCAGTCCTAAGGGGAAAAGTATGGATGCTTTGAAAGGAAAAGAAGGTCTTTTTGCTGTTATTACAACAGAAAAAGGTGAAATTATTTTAAAACTTTTTTATAAAGAAACGCCGATGACAGTTGCTAATTTTGTAGGGCTTGCAGAAGGTACACTTGACGCTGCCAAAGGAAAACCTTTTTATGATGGCTTGAAATTTCATCGGGTAATTTCTGATTTTATGATTCAAGGTGGAGATCCGGCAGGAAACGGAACTGGTGGCCCCGGCTACAAATTTCCAGATGAATTTGTAGAAGGTTTTATCTTCGACAAACCGGGAAAACTCGCAATGGCAAATTCCGGCACAAACACGAACGGTTCTCAGTTTTTTATCACACACGTTCCAACTGACTGGCTGAATTATAAACACACAATTTTTGGAGAAGTAGTTTCCGGACAAGATATTGTCGATTCTGTTTCTCAGGGCGATACAATAAAATCTATCAAGATTATCAGACAGGGAAAAGATGCCGAAGCATTTAAAGTAACTCAAGAGTCTTTTGATGCGATGAAAGAACCTGCAAAAGGTGCTGCTGCAAAATTCCTTTCTGCACAAAAAACAAAAGCAATTGCCAAAGTTATCGAAGGGTGTGAAAAGTCAAAAAGCGGCATTTACTATAAGATATTGAAAGAAGGTAGCGGAGCTGTTTGCGGCAAAGGTAAAAAAGTAACAGTTGAATACAAAGGTTACTTACCAAGCGGACAGATATTTGATGCTTCTAAAGAATTTCATCCACAGGGACACGATCCGCTTATGTTCACGACAGCCGGCGGAGAGATGATTCCGGGCTTTGACGAAATGGTTCAGGAAATGAAATTCGGTGAGACTCGAAAGATTGTGATACCTCCAGAACTTGCTTACGGTTCATACGGAGTTCCACAGGCTGGAATTCCAGGAGATTCTTACATCTGCTTTGATGTCAAGCTTGTAAAATAAAATATTGGGATAGAGAATTGTTAGGCTTTTATGCCTATCATCTCTCCCATTTTTACCTGAGTTTCAATATAATTTGCTGAATTATCAAGGATATCCGGTCTGATTTTTACGACATCTTTTTTTATCAAAAGTATGATTGTTGACCCACCGTATACAAAATAGCCCTTTTCTTTGCCGCGCTCAGCAAAGCATTCTTGCTCATTGTTGACAATTTTTCCAACCAACATTGCGCCAACTTCCATCTGAACAACTTTACCAAATTCAGCAGATTCAATCACCGTAAATTCACGGCAATTTTCTGTGAATACCGGCAGCACCTCTAATGCGATTGGGCGCACTGTATGCAAAACCCCGGAGATAAAAAAATTACGGCTTTTTTTACCGCTCAAAGGATAAGCATATCTGTGATAATTATCTACGCAAAGTCTAAAAACCAAACACAATCCGTCATCATACTCTGAAGAGAGTTTTTCGTCTTTTAAAAGAGAACGCACGGTGTAATGGCTTTGTTTTATAGGAATAACAGTATCGGATTTTATTTGCCAAACAGAAAGCAAACCATCGCTCGGAGACGGTAAATGAGACGAATCCATGTCAAAAGGTCTTTTGCCGTCTTTTATCTTGCGGCAAAAAAACTTATTGAATGTATCTACACCTTCCATCTGATAGTCGTCTAAATCGATGTTATTTTTTTTTGCAAAATTTTTAACAAGATTAAATGAAAGTTTTGAATCAAGATAACGACCTACAACTTTTGAGACGCAGCGAGAAGCAAGCAACTTTAAAACTTGCCGTCCGAGAATCGTTTTATATAAAAATTTAAGCGAGTCCATAAGAGCTTAATGCAATTTTTTTCAGCGTTTGAGGAATACAAAAACAACTACAAGGATAACAGCTTCGATTGCTCCAATAGCAACCATTATCAAAATATCTCTTGTTTTTGGTTTGCGAACCTGAATTTCTGAGATAAACAAAAATCCTACGATTGCGAGAAATAAGAAATAGAGAAACATGAGGTCAACATTTGTAAAAATGTGAAGGATTAAAATTGTCGGGAATATCAGTGCGGAACTTGTAACCGGCAATCCTACATAAACTTTGCGGGCGCCGTCTTCTGTCTCTTGTCTTTCTTCTTCCATGACATTGAAGTATGCAAGACGGATAAGCGCTGTAAGAACATACAAAACTGCAATTGTAGTTAAAATGACGATTACAACAGTCGGTTTTTCTGCAAGCCGCAGGAACTTGAAATTTGGAAGCATTGAATAAGAAATAGAAACTCTCATCATTGCAATTCCGATGCAGGCAGGCAAAACTCCAAAACAAATCAAATCTGCAAGAGAGTCGATTTGAATGCCAAACTTTTTCATTTTTTCAGTGCGGTTTTTCTTTGTACGTGCAACTTTACCGTCGAACGCATCGCACAGACCGGAGAACATTAAAAAGAACATTCCAACGTATGGATGCCCAATTCCGTTTAAACACAGCATAATGCCTGCAGTTCCCGAAAG includes:
- a CDS encoding phosphatidylcholine/phosphatidylserine synthase codes for the protein MIGFFDYTVWLTYISMLSGTAGIMLCLNGIGHPYVGMFFLMFSGLCDAFDGKVARTKKNRTEKMKKFGIQIDSLADLICFGVLPACIGIAMMRVSISYSMLPNFKFLRLAEKPTVVIVILTTIAVLYVLTALIRLAYFNVMEEERQETEDGARKVYVGLPVTSSALIFPTILILHIFTNVDLMFLYFLFLAIVGFLFISEIQVRKPKTRDILIMVAIGAIEAVILVVVFVFLKR